In one window of Gemmatimonadota bacterium DNA:
- a CDS encoding helix-turn-helix domain-containing protein, whose protein sequence is MPDNHTPAPSIFSPLAKALLDGFSEGVVVFDPQGRVLYANAQARDGLADLLDPAEDAQNLLPRLAAMGGRLRPLRVGGLELGEAMFVPGVDGPSTLADRERDAIVRTLDQHGWKLAETAKHLGISRTTLWRRLKAYGLHRDGRSRWAKTATGSEPIA, encoded by the coding sequence ATGCCGGATAACCATACGCCTGCACCCTCCATTTTCTCGCCGCTCGCCAAGGCCCTGCTCGACGGGTTCAGCGAGGGCGTGGTCGTGTTTGATCCGCAGGGGAGGGTCTTGTACGCCAACGCCCAGGCCCGCGACGGACTGGCCGACCTCCTCGATCCCGCCGAGGATGCGCAGAACCTGCTGCCCCGCCTGGCGGCCATGGGCGGCCGGCTGCGGCCCCTGCGCGTGGGCGGGCTGGAGCTCGGGGAGGCGATGTTCGTGCCCGGCGTCGACGGCCCGAGCACCCTCGCCGACCGCGAACGGGATGCCATCGTCCGCACCCTTGACCAGCATGGCTGGAAGCTGGCCGAGACCGCCAAGCACCTCGGGATCAGTCGCACCACGCTGTGGCGCCGGCTCAAGGCCTACGGGCTGCATCGCGACGGCCGCAGCCGCTGGGCCAAGACGGCCACGGGCAGCGAGCCGATCGCCTGA
- a CDS encoding DMT family transporter: MKPVAGSRGPYLALIVVQVLFASNAIVGRLVLATVPAGLLVGCRVVGAALALGLLNLARGGPWIRDRRTLAHVALCGLLGVTGNQSLFVFGLSHTTAVNATILTTTAPVFTVLGALLLGQERPSAGKLWGIGVAGLGAIYLVGPDRLSFAPGVALGNLLILLAMLCYAGYFLLSKPLLRQLDALTASTYIMAFAMVGTLPIAAPSLRGGAVAAVTPGAWALVGFIVLFPTILAYLLNLWALRRVSPQTVASFIYLQPLLAALVAPLVLPDEGLSGRTLAAGLLIFAGLGLVIHAERMEGAGPGVGAGIPE; encoded by the coding sequence GTGAAGCCCGTCGCCGGCAGCCGGGGGCCGTACCTGGCGCTCATCGTGGTGCAGGTGCTCTTCGCCAGCAACGCCATCGTGGGCCGGCTGGTGCTGGCCACCGTCCCGGCCGGGCTGCTGGTGGGCTGCCGGGTGGTGGGAGCCGCCCTCGCGCTCGGGCTGCTCAACCTGGCCCGCGGCGGCCCCTGGATCCGCGACCGCCGCACCCTGGCCCACGTGGCGCTCTGCGGCCTGCTCGGCGTCACCGGCAACCAGTCGCTCTTTGTCTTCGGGCTGAGCCACACGACCGCGGTGAACGCCACCATCCTCACGACCACCGCCCCCGTCTTCACCGTGCTGGGCGCGCTGCTCCTGGGGCAGGAGCGCCCCTCCGCGGGCAAGCTGTGGGGCATCGGGGTGGCGGGGCTCGGCGCCATCTACCTGGTGGGGCCGGACCGGCTCTCGTTCGCGCCCGGCGTGGCGCTGGGCAACCTGCTGATCCTCCTCGCCATGCTCTGCTACGCCGGCTACTTCCTGCTGTCCAAGCCCTTGCTCCGCCAGCTCGACGCGCTGACGGCCTCCACCTACATCATGGCGTTCGCGATGGTGGGGACCCTGCCGATCGCGGCGCCCTCGCTGCGCGGCGGCGCGGTGGCGGCGGTGACCCCGGGGGCATGGGCGCTGGTGGGGTTCATCGTCCTCTTTCCGACCATCCTGGCCTACCTGCTCAACCTCTGGGCGCTGCGGCGCGTATCACCCCAGACCGTGGCCTCCTTCATCTACCTTCAGCCGCTGCTGGCGGCGTTGGTGGCTCCCTTGGTCCTCCCCGACGAGGGTCTCTCGGGCCGGACCCTGGCGGCGGGGCTCCTGATCTTCGCCGGGCTCGGGCTGGTGATTCACGCCGAGCGGATGGAGGGCGCCGGCCCAGGGGTGGGGGCCGGCATCCCGGAGTAG